The following DNA comes from Candidatus Baltobacteraceae bacterium.
GAGGTGGACTCATCGGTATTCCGGTGCTCGGGGTCTTCTTCGGATATTCGGAACAGGCGGCGCAGGGAACGGCGATGGTGATGATCGTGCCGAACGTCCTGCTCGGACTGTGGAACTACTTCCACAAAGTTGGATTCGACGTGCGTTTGGCGGTCACGCTCGCGGTTTCGGCCGTACCGTGTACCTACGTCGCGGCCCACTTCGCGACCACGATGCCGAGCGGGCTCTTGCGAATGGCCTTCGCGATTTTCATCGCAGCCATTGCGGCGCAGATGGCGTGGCGCACCTTTGGTCCCCAGCGAGCCGTAGCCAAACACCATTACCCCTGGCCGCTGGCGGCGCTGATCGGAGCGGTCGGTGGAACGTTCTCAGGATTGTTCGGCGTCGGCGGCGCGATCTTCGCCGTGCCGATGATGTCGATGTTCTTCGGGTTGAGCCAAGTCGTCGCTCAAGGGATGGGCCTCGCGCTGGTTGCTCCGGGGACCGTGGTGAGCATCGTGACCTATGGTTTTGCGCGCGACGTTGCGTGGATTCCAGGAATCGCCCTTGCCCTCGGCGGAGCAATCGCGGTGCCTCACGGTGTCAATTTGGCCAAGCGGTTGCCCGAACGGGTTTTGCGAGCACTCTTCATCGCGCTGATGCTCGCCGCCGCGTTCGGTTTGGCGGTGCGCTCCTCGGCCCGGGCCGCGACCCTGTTTGCGCCCTCGGGCATTCTCGCCGCTCCGGCGAAGTACGAGCGCAAGAACGTCACCGTGATCGGCATCGTGGAGGACGTCACGGTTCGAGCGATCCCGGGCGGCGTGGTTTCGCAGTTTGCGCTCTGCGACAGCCGCTGCATCAACGTGGTC
Coding sequences within:
- a CDS encoding sulfite exporter TauE/SafE family protein; this encodes MLSIAVYFLCGLVFGYVGGLFGIGGGLIGIPVLGVFFGYSEQAAQGTAMVMIVPNVLLGLWNYFHKVGFDVRLAVTLAVSAVPCTYVAAHFATTMPSGLLRMAFAIFIAAIAAQMAWRTFGPQRAVAKHHYPWPLAALIGAVGGTFSGLFGVGGAIFAVPMMSMFFGLSQVVAQGMGLALVAPGTVVSIVTYGFARDVAWIPGIALALGGAIAVPHGVNLAKRLPERVLRALFIALMLAAAFGLAVRSSARAATLFAPSGILAAPAKYERKNVTVIGIVEDVTVRAIPGGVVSQFALCDSRCINVVEFTRPSFAPGQSLTVAGTFHTIFSNGIIQARNVIIVSNP